Proteins found in one Hippopotamus amphibius kiboko isolate mHipAmp2 chromosome 12, mHipAmp2.hap2, whole genome shotgun sequence genomic segment:
- the TM9SF4 gene encoding transmembrane 9 superfamily member 4 isoform X2 encodes MNSEKKCEVLCSHPNKPVTLTVEQSRLVAERISEDYYVHLIADNLPVATRLELYSSREGDDKKKEKDVQFEHGYRLGFTDVNKIYLHNHLSFILYYHREDLEEDQEHTYRVVRFEVIPQSIRLEDLKTDEKSSCTLPEGTNSSPQEIDPTKENQLYFTYSVHWEESDIKWASRWDTYLTMSDVQIHWFSIINSVVVVFFLSGILSMIIIRTLRKDIANYNKEDDIEDTMEESGWKLVHGDVFRPPQYPMILSSLLGSGIQLFCMILIVIFVAMLGMLSPSSRGALMTTACFLFMFMGVFGGFSAGRLYRTLKGHRWKKGAFCTATLYPGVVFGICFVLNCFIWGKHSSGAVPFPTMVALLCMWFGISLPLVYLGYYFGFRKQPYDNPVRTNQIPRQIPEQRWYMNRFVGILMAGILPFGAMFIELFFIFSAIWENQFYYLFGFLFLVFIILVVSCSQISIVMVYFQLCAEDYRWWWRNFLVSGGSAFYVLVYAIFYFVNKLDIVEFIPSLLYFGYTALMVLSFWLLTGTIGFYAAYMFVRKIYAAVKID; translated from the exons ATGAACAGCGAAAAGAAGTGTGAGGTTCTGTGCAGCCATCCTAACAAGCCAGTGACCCTGACGGTGGAGCAGAGCCGGCTCGTGGCCGAGAGGATCTCAGAGGACTACTACGTCCACCT CATCGCAGACAACCTGCCTGTGGCCACCCGGCTGGAGCTCTACTCCAGCCGCGAAGGCGATgacaagaagaaggagaaagatgtGCAGTTTGAACACGGTTACCGGCTCGGCTTCACAGATGTCAACAAG ATATACCTGCACAATCACCTCTCATTCATCCTTTACTATCACCGGGAGGACCTGGAAGAGGACCAGGAGCACACATACCGTGTCGTCCGCTTCGAGGTGATTCCCCAGAGCATCAGGCTGGAGG ACCTCAAAACAGACGAGAAGAGCTCATGCACCCTGCCCGAGGGTACCAACTCCTCGCCCCAAGAAATTGACCCCACCAAGGAGAATCAGCTGTACTTCACCTACTCTGTGCACTGGGAG GAGAGTGACATCAAATGGGCTTCTCGCTGGGACACTTACCTGACCATGAGTGATGTGCAGATCCACTGGTTTTCTATCATTAACTCCGTTGTGGTGGTCTTCTTCCTGTCAG GCATCCTGAGCATGATTATCATTCGGACCCTCCGGAAGGACATCGCCAACTACAATAAGGAGGATGACATT GAAGACACCATGGAAGAGTCTGGGTGGAAGCTGGTGCACGGTGACGTCTTCAGGCCTCCGCAGTATCCCATGATCCTCAGCTCCCTACTGGGCTCAGGCATCCAGCTCTTCTGTATGATTCTCATCGTCATCT TTGTGGCCATGCTCGGGATGCTGTCGCCCTCCAGCCGTGGAGCTCTCATGACCACGGCCTGCTTCCTCTTCATGTTCATGGG GGTGTTTGGTGGATTTTCCGCCGGCCGTCTGTACCGCACTCTAAAAGGCCATCGGTGGAAGAAAGGAGCCTTCTGT ACAGCGACACTGTACCCTGGCGTGGTTTTTGGCATCTGCTTCGTATTGAATTGCTTCATCTGGGGAAAGCACTCATCAGGAGCG GTGCCCTTCCCCACCATGGTGGCCCTGCTGTGCATGTGGTTCGGGATCTCCCTGCCCCTCGTCTACCTGGGCTACTATTTTGGCTTCCGCAAGCAGCCATATGACAACCCTGTGCGCACCAACCAGATTCCCCGGCAGATCCCTGAGCAGCGGTGGTACATGAACCGATTTGTGGG CATTCTCATGGCTGGGATCCTGCCCTTCGGCGCCATGTTCATCGAGCTTTTCTTCATCTTCAGT GCAATCTGGGAGAATCAGTTCTATTACCTTTTCGGCTTCCTGTTCCTGGTCTTCATCATCTTGGTGGTGTCCTGTTCACAAATCAGCATCGTCATGGTGTACTTCCAGCTGTGTGCAGAG GATTACCGCTGGTGGTGGAGGAATTTCCTAGTCTCCGGGGGATCTGCATTCTACGTCCTGGTCTATgccatcttttattttgttaacaaG CTGGACATCGTCGAGTTCATTCCCTCTCTCCTCTACTTTGGCTACACGGCCCTCATGGTCCTGTCCTTCTGGCTCCTTACGGGCACCATCGGCTTCTATGCAGCCTACATGTTTGTTCGCAAGATCTATGCTGCTGTGAAGATAGACTGA